One genomic region from Candidatus Atribacteria bacterium ADurb.Bin276 encodes:
- a CDS encoding Bacterial extracellular solute-binding protein — protein sequence MRKFIIPLIILLVFSLASVVLAEVPAEVATWANMIKEKFDGATITCAFTSHPTTDAMQAMVDEFTELTGIKVRWDIIEEGLLRQKLLLEHEAKTGVYDVILIDAFNMAEYAPSGVALDLQPLLDNKEITPDWYDYADILPAYRDGIGTFNGVISGIPVAGETRYVGYRTDLFEKYGQKPPESMDDLLAMAKFFKGKEENLYGIGMRAQRGIHFASGWLTVMYQLGGQILDQKTWDVLLNDPKTVASLEYYVDLLNQGPPDIAVYTHEEAVSVFTSGRAAMWFDSTALTPWVIDPTKSAITDKVGFVPPPSGPAGAYGVLAGWNVGISSDVDAKRQEAAWAFIVWMTSKYKAKDYVKLGGTPVRESVYTDEELVAANWTFPIQLESLGRAANLVKDGMMWLPPHPKLMKVLEIAGSYGSDVLAGQISAKDAMDKAQAECVNIMAE from the coding sequence ATGCGTAAATTTATCATTCCATTAATAATCTTGTTGGTTTTTTCATTGGCAAGTGTTGTTTTGGCAGAAGTTCCAGCCGAGGTTGCTACCTGGGCAAACATGATTAAAGAGAAATTCGATGGGGCAACCATTACCTGTGCTTTTACCTCGCATCCAACCACTGATGCCATGCAGGCAATGGTTGATGAGTTTACAGAATTGACAGGAATTAAGGTTCGGTGGGATATTATTGAAGAAGGTTTACTCCGCCAGAAACTACTATTAGAACACGAAGCCAAGACTGGTGTCTATGACGTTATACTCATCGATGCTTTCAATATGGCTGAGTATGCACCTAGTGGAGTAGCCCTTGATCTACAGCCACTTCTTGATAATAAAGAAATTACACCTGATTGGTATGATTATGCCGATATCTTGCCGGCCTACCGGGATGGAATTGGGACTTTTAATGGAGTCATCAGTGGAATTCCTGTAGCTGGTGAAACTCGTTATGTTGGTTATCGGACTGATCTTTTTGAAAAATACGGCCAGAAACCTCCCGAATCCATGGATGATTTATTAGCAATGGCCAAGTTTTTCAAAGGGAAGGAAGAAAACCTCTATGGTATAGGGATGCGAGCTCAAAGAGGAATTCATTTTGCTTCCGGTTGGCTGACGGTTATGTACCAACTGGGTGGTCAAATCCTCGATCAAAAAACCTGGGATGTCCTCTTGAATGATCCAAAAACAGTAGCTTCCCTTGAATACTATGTGGATCTATTAAATCAAGGGCCTCCAGATATTGCCGTTTATACTCATGAAGAAGCGGTTTCAGTATTTACTTCTGGCCGAGCAGCCATGTGGTTTGACTCAACTGCTCTTACTCCCTGGGTTATTGATCCAACTAAATCGGCTATTACTGATAAGGTCGGTTTTGTGCCACCTCCCAGTGGACCAGCCGGTGCTTATGGAGTTTTGGCTGGATGGAACGTTGGTATCTCCAGTGATGTTGATGCGAAACGACAGGAAGCCGCTTGGGCGTTCATCGTTTGGATGACCAGCAAATATAAAGCGAAAGACTATGTAAAGCTGGGCGGTACCCCAGTACGAGAATCAGTTTATACTGATGAAGAGTTGGTTGCCGCTAACTGGACCTTCCCGATTCAGTTAGAATCTTTAGGCCGAGCAGCTAATTTAGTTAAAGATGGTATGATGTGGTTACCTCCACATCCAAAACTAATGAAAGTTTTAGAAATTGCCGGTTCCTATGGTTCCGACGTGTTAGCTGGACAGATATCTGCCAAAGATGCCATGGATAAAGCCCAAGCTGAATGCGTAAATATTATGGCTGAATAG